A single window of Hymenobacter sp. APR13 DNA harbors:
- a CDS encoding pyridoxal phosphate-dependent aminotransferase, which yields MQVSRMAGSLIGSEIIKIGNEVNDMIRRGEQICNLTIGDFDPAIFPIPAALETEITNAYQAGHTNYPPANGMAALREAATAFTKERLGLEYSPNDVLVAGGSRPLIYATYLALVDPGDRVVFPVPSWNNNHYCHLSGAEPVMVETRPENNFMPTAEELAPHLAGATLLALCSPLNPTGTVFTRDNLLAICDLVLAENQRRQPGEKPLYLLYDQIYWMLTFGQTEHFDPVNLRPELRDYVVYIDGISKCLAATGVRVGYAFGPAVVIDKMKAILGHVGAWAPKAEQVATAKFLPNAPAVDGFIGEFKEKIQRSLDTLHAGLQELKAAGYPVDSIVPMGAIYLTARLDVLGKTTPAGQLLSTTKELTSYLISDAGLALVPFSAFGTAGMAPWFRMSVGGASLESIEAALPRLRAALDALR from the coding sequence ATGCAAGTTTCGCGAATGGCCGGCAGCCTCATCGGCTCCGAAATCATCAAAATCGGCAACGAAGTAAACGACATGATCCGCCGGGGAGAGCAGATCTGCAACCTGACCATCGGCGACTTCGACCCCGCCATTTTCCCGATTCCGGCCGCCCTCGAAACCGAAATCACCAACGCCTACCAGGCCGGGCACACCAACTACCCGCCCGCCAACGGCATGGCTGCCCTGCGCGAAGCCGCCACGGCCTTCACCAAGGAGCGCCTGGGCCTCGAATACTCCCCCAACGACGTGCTGGTGGCCGGCGGCTCGCGGCCCCTCATCTACGCCACCTACCTGGCCCTGGTGGACCCCGGCGACCGGGTGGTGTTTCCGGTGCCGAGCTGGAACAACAACCACTACTGCCACCTCTCGGGCGCCGAGCCGGTGATGGTGGAAACCCGGCCCGAAAACAACTTCATGCCCACGGCTGAGGAGCTGGCCCCGCACTTGGCCGGCGCCACGCTGCTGGCGCTCTGCTCGCCGCTCAACCCCACCGGCACGGTCTTCACCCGCGACAACCTGCTGGCCATCTGCGACCTGGTACTGGCCGAAAACCAGCGCCGCCAGCCCGGCGAAAAGCCGCTATACCTGCTCTACGACCAGATTTACTGGATGCTCACCTTCGGCCAGACCGAGCACTTCGACCCGGTGAACCTGCGCCCCGAGCTGCGCGACTACGTGGTGTACATCGACGGCATCTCGAAATGCCTGGCCGCCACCGGCGTACGGGTGGGCTATGCGTTCGGGCCGGCCGTGGTGATTGACAAGATGAAGGCTATTCTGGGCCACGTGGGCGCTTGGGCGCCCAAGGCCGAGCAGGTGGCCACCGCCAAATTCCTGCCCAACGCCCCGGCCGTCGATGGCTTCATCGGCGAGTTCAAAGAGAAGATTCAGCGCAGCCTGGATACGCTGCACGCGGGCCTGCAGGAGCTGAAAGCGGCCGGCTACCCCGTCGATTCCATTGTGCCCATGGGCGCCATCTACCTCACCGCCCGCCTCGATGTGCTGGGTAAAACCACCCCGGCCGGCCAGCTGCTCAGCACCACCAAAGAACTGACTTCTTACCTGATCAGCGACGCCGGGCTGGCGCTGGTGCCGTTCAGCGCCTTCGGCACGGCTGGCATGGCGCCGTGGTTCCGCATGTCGGTGGGCGGCGCGTCGCTGGAGTCGATTGAGGCGGCGCTGCCCCGTTTGCGGGCCGCGTTGGACGCGCTGCGGTAA
- a CDS encoding TonB-dependent receptor: MDLFFAGTQCRISYLLPLLALAGPLAAQQIPAALPGQVRTVSGAPVEFATVMLHRATDSVAVKTEFTDANGQFVLVPATVGQYLVSVMQAGYAHNWSGPVSVTEQAPAAPLRLTLAPLATQQLRGVTVTGQKPLFERLSDRTVINVENSTLSSGNTVLDVLGRAPGVTVDGNDELALRGKRGVLVLLDGKRVPMNGAELANMLRALPAEQVSTMELIPNPPAKYDAQGTAGVILINLKKDQRLGTNGSVNASYGRGRYGKHTSGGSLNYRGRQANLYATYAYTDRRNFQNLVFSRLYRPEGLPQASSQQRNEMRNHLVSHTWKAGLDYTLSKQTTLGAMVSGLASQSPWQGINESAFFDAQGQPVSRYTSDNFRDLRTPNVAANLTFRHTFRPDSAGTPELTADADLARYGIRRVLDLATTFSLPADRPATTLIGTHDGTLHIQSAKADYVRPLPRGLRLELGLKASQVRADNDVVFYRNGSFLPDATQSNRFRYDESIRAAYLTMSRTRPGLTLTAGLRAEQTVATGRQDIGNENFDRRYLQLFPNLSLSRTLSEAHTVGFTLSRRLDRPTYTQLNPFRSYVDATSYRAGNPYLQPMTSYNAELTHTWRQKYTTGLSYARGHWPIVPVYLAQPGPERLVAATDVNLQTRHYYAFTLTAPLAPTKWWQLYTDIELFYIYFDGRLSSTTAPAGRPGAIVSANSTFALGKGWTADLNGSYHSREWYAFQVVEAFGQLGVGVQKSLLDGRATLRLNATDLLYTAPITATSRYQVFEERYRANQDSRAATVSFTYRFGSNEVPPARKRATGAEEEKRRAVSQ, translated from the coding sequence ATGGATCTTTTTTTTGCCGGTACGCAGTGCCGGATTTCGTATTTACTGCCACTACTCGCTCTGGCGGGGCCCTTGGCAGCACAACAAATACCGGCAGCCTTACCGGGGCAGGTTCGTACTGTTTCCGGGGCGCCGGTGGAGTTTGCCACCGTGATGCTGCACCGCGCCACCGACTCAGTGGCGGTGAAAACCGAGTTTACGGATGCCAATGGTCAGTTTGTGCTGGTGCCGGCCACTGTGGGCCAGTATTTGGTGTCGGTGATGCAGGCAGGCTACGCGCACAACTGGTCGGGGCCGGTATCCGTGACGGAACAGGCGCCGGCCGCCCCGCTGCGCCTGACGCTGGCTCCCCTGGCTACGCAGCAGCTGCGCGGCGTAACCGTAACGGGCCAGAAACCACTGTTTGAGCGCCTCTCCGACCGCACGGTCATCAACGTGGAAAACAGTACGCTTTCCAGCGGCAATACAGTACTCGACGTGCTGGGCCGTGCCCCAGGCGTGACCGTAGACGGCAACGACGAGCTGGCCCTGCGCGGCAAGCGCGGCGTACTGGTGCTACTGGACGGCAAGCGGGTGCCGATGAACGGCGCCGAGTTGGCCAATATGCTGCGGGCTCTGCCCGCCGAGCAGGTGAGCACCATGGAGCTGATTCCGAACCCGCCGGCCAAATACGACGCGCAAGGCACGGCAGGCGTTATCCTCATCAACCTGAAGAAAGACCAGCGCCTGGGCACCAACGGCAGCGTGAATGCCAGCTACGGGCGCGGCCGCTACGGCAAGCACACTTCGGGCGGGTCGCTGAACTACCGCGGCAGGCAGGCCAACCTCTACGCCACCTACGCCTACACCGACCGCCGCAACTTTCAGAACCTGGTGTTTTCGCGGCTTTACCGGCCCGAAGGCTTACCCCAAGCCAGCAGCCAGCAGCGCAACGAAATGCGCAACCACCTGGTGTCGCACACCTGGAAAGCAGGCCTCGACTATACCCTGAGCAAGCAAACCACGCTGGGCGCCATGGTGAGCGGGCTAGCCAGCCAGTCGCCGTGGCAGGGCATCAACGAGTCGGCGTTTTTTGACGCCCAGGGCCAGCCCGTGAGCCGCTACACCTCCGACAACTTCCGCGACCTGCGCACGCCCAACGTGGCCGCCAACCTCACGTTCCGCCACACGTTCCGCCCCGATTCGGCGGGCACGCCCGAGCTGACGGCCGATGCCGACCTGGCCCGCTACGGTATCCGGCGCGTGCTGGACCTGGCGACAACCTTTAGCCTGCCCGCCGACCGGCCGGCTACGACGCTCATCGGCACACACGACGGCACGCTGCATATCCAAAGCGCCAAGGCCGATTATGTGCGGCCGCTGCCGCGCGGCTTGCGCCTGGAGCTGGGCCTGAAAGCCAGCCAGGTGCGCGCCGACAACGATGTGGTGTTTTACCGAAACGGCAGTTTTCTGCCGGACGCCACCCAGTCGAACCGGTTCCGCTACGACGAAAGCATCCGGGCGGCCTACCTGACGATGAGCCGCACCCGGCCGGGCCTCACGCTCACGGCCGGCCTGCGCGCCGAGCAAACCGTGGCCACCGGCCGCCAGGACATCGGCAACGAAAACTTCGATCGTCGCTACCTGCAGCTGTTCCCAAACCTGAGCCTAAGCCGGACGCTGTCGGAGGCGCACACCGTGGGCTTCACGCTGAGCCGCCGCCTCGACCGGCCGACGTACACCCAGCTCAACCCGTTTCGGTCTTATGTAGATGCCACCTCGTACCGCGCCGGCAACCCCTACCTGCAGCCCATGACCAGCTACAACGCCGAGCTGACCCACACCTGGCGCCAGAAATACACCACGGGCCTGAGCTACGCGCGCGGCCACTGGCCCATCGTGCCGGTGTACCTGGCCCAGCCCGGCCCCGAGCGGCTGGTAGCCGCCACCGACGTGAACCTGCAAACCCGCCACTACTACGCTTTCACGCTCACGGCCCCGCTGGCCCCCACCAAATGGTGGCAGCTCTACACCGATATTGAGCTGTTCTACATCTACTTCGATGGCCGCCTGAGCAGCACCACCGCCCCGGCCGGCCGGCCGGGCGCCATCGTCAGCGCCAACAGCACCTTCGCGCTGGGCAAGGGCTGGACTGCTGACCTCAATGGCAGCTACCACTCGCGCGAGTGGTACGCTTTCCAGGTGGTAGAGGCGTTTGGGCAGCTGGGCGTGGGCGTGCAGAAAAGCCTGCTCGACGGCCGGGCCACGCTGCGCCTCAACGCCACCGACCTGCTCTACACGGCGCCGATTACGGCCACCTCGCGCTACCAGGTGTTTGAGGAACGCTACCGCGCCAACCAGGACAGCCGGGCGGCCACAGTGTCGTTTACGTACCGCTTTGGCAGCAACGAGGTGCCGCCGGCCCGCAAGCGGGCCACGGGGGCCGAGGAGGAAAAGCGCCGCGCTGTCAGCCAGTAG
- a CDS encoding tRNA1(Val) (adenine(37)-N6)-methyltransferase, producing MANSYFQFKEFRIEQGACAMKVSTDACVLGAVAPVAGAQRLLDIGTGTGLLALMAAQRNATATIEAVELDPTDAAQAAANFLASPWAARLTLHALPLAGLAATHPAPFDGILCNPPFFRHSLRSPDARRTTARHTTDDSLTFAELAQFAAEFLAPAGHLTVLLPPPEMQHFEQAAAEAGLWPTAQLVVRHRAGSKPLRHITTFERQPAQLRQQELLIKGANEEYSPAFRELLGPFYLAL from the coding sequence GTGGCCAATTCGTATTTTCAGTTCAAAGAGTTCCGGATCGAGCAGGGCGCGTGCGCCATGAAGGTGAGCACCGACGCCTGCGTGCTGGGTGCCGTGGCCCCGGTGGCCGGCGCTCAGCGGCTGCTCGATATCGGGACGGGCACCGGGTTGCTGGCCCTGATGGCGGCTCAGCGCAATGCCACCGCCACCATCGAGGCCGTTGAGTTGGACCCCACTGACGCCGCGCAGGCCGCCGCCAACTTCCTAGCTAGTCCCTGGGCGGCCCGGCTCACGCTGCACGCGCTGCCGCTGGCCGGCCTGGCCGCCACCCACCCTGCGCCCTTCGACGGCATCCTCTGCAACCCGCCTTTCTTCCGCCACTCCCTCCGCTCGCCCGACGCCCGGCGCACCACCGCCCGCCACACCACGGATGATTCGCTGACTTTCGCTGAGCTGGCGCAGTTTGCGGCCGAATTCCTGGCGCCAGCCGGCCACCTCACGGTGCTGCTGCCGCCGCCCGAAATGCAGCACTTCGAGCAGGCCGCCGCCGAAGCTGGCCTCTGGCCGACCGCCCAGCTGGTAGTGCGGCACAGGGCCGGCAGCAAGCCGCTGCGCCACATCACCACGTTTGAGCGCCAGCCGGCCCAGCTCCGCCAGCAGGAGCTGCTGATAAAAGGTGCCAATGAGGAGTATTCGCCGGCTTTCCGGGAGTTGCTGGGGCCGTTTTATCTGGCGCTGTAG
- a CDS encoding ATP-binding cassette domain-containing protein has product MIEIRNLSKAFGSQLVLHDVSLTLQPGTLHGLVGANGAGKTTLLHCLYGLHADYQGTVLETTGLPIRPCTGLLSYEPYFYPRLTGREYLEFTLQARGRAVVDFNGWNQLLELPLDQYAEEYSAGMKKKLALLALLVQPFRYLILDEPFNGLDLNANLLLMEILRRLRGQGVGILLTSHLLGSLTELCDELTVLADGTVRRRYTAAEFGQVQADLLDEFYQEKLAQVHRLLPNEGQV; this is encoded by the coding sequence ATGATTGAGATTCGCAACCTGAGCAAAGCCTTCGGGAGCCAGCTGGTGCTGCACGATGTGAGCCTGACGCTGCAGCCCGGCACCCTGCACGGCCTGGTGGGGGCCAACGGTGCCGGCAAAACCACGCTGCTGCACTGCCTCTACGGCCTTCACGCCGACTACCAGGGCACCGTGCTGGAAACCACCGGACTACCTATCCGGCCCTGCACCGGGCTGCTGTCCTACGAGCCGTATTTCTACCCGCGCCTCACCGGCCGCGAGTACCTTGAGTTCACGCTGCAGGCCCGCGGCCGGGCTGTGGTGGATTTCAACGGCTGGAACCAGTTGCTGGAGCTGCCCCTCGACCAATACGCCGAAGAGTATTCGGCCGGTATGAAGAAGAAACTGGCGTTGCTGGCCTTACTGGTGCAGCCCTTCCGCTACCTCATCCTCGACGAGCCCTTCAACGGCCTCGACCTGAATGCCAACTTGCTGCTGATGGAAATTCTGCGGCGCCTGCGCGGGCAGGGGGTGGGCATTCTGCTGACCTCGCACCTGCTGGGCTCCCTCACTGAGCTCTGCGACGAGCTGACCGTGCTGGCCGACGGCACCGTGCGCCGCCGCTATACCGCCGCCGAGTTCGGGCAGGTGCAGGCCGATCTGCTCGACGAGTTCTACCAGGAAAAGCTGGCCCAGGTCCACCGGCTTCTGCCAAATGAAGGCCAGGTTTGA
- a CDS encoding saccharopine dehydrogenase C-terminal domain-containing protein, whose translation MTRITLLGAGRSASSLIQYLLRHAPTENWFLTVADANPAHLVPVLAAHSEYARAVPFALEDETLLQELVSGADIVISMLPALLHGPVARMCVQLGRHLATASYVSEEIRGLDAAAQAAGCTLLMECGLDPGLDHMSAMAVIEEIRERGGRITSFKSYCGGLMAPDSEGDNPWKYKFTWNPRNVVLAGQSTAKYLENGHPRYIPYQHLFARTESISVPGYGDFDGYANRDSLSYRAPYGLDDIPTILRGTLRRAGYCAAWHALVRLGLTDDTVHLGNAADLTWRELMESYLPVLVPRAATETALAAHCADYLGLSMAGPEMERLQWLGLFGEQPVGLANGTPAQLLERLLTQKWQLQPADHDMIVMQHLFEFELAGVRYGRTSSLVVLGDDATHTAMAKTVGLPLGMAVRRLARGEVAARGVLIPTGADLYQPILAELAADYGIRFEEHETMR comes from the coding sequence ATGACCCGTATCACCCTGCTCGGGGCCGGCCGTTCGGCTTCCTCGCTGATTCAGTACCTGCTGCGCCACGCGCCCACCGAAAACTGGTTTCTCACCGTGGCTGATGCCAACCCGGCGCATCTGGTGCCGGTGCTGGCCGCGCACAGCGAATACGCCCGCGCCGTGCCTTTCGCGCTGGAAGATGAGACCCTGCTGCAGGAACTGGTAAGTGGCGCCGACATCGTTATTTCGATGCTGCCGGCGCTGCTGCATGGGCCGGTGGCGCGCATGTGCGTGCAACTGGGCCGCCACTTGGCCACGGCCAGCTATGTGAGTGAGGAAATCCGGGGCCTGGATGCGGCGGCACAGGCGGCCGGCTGTACGCTGCTGATGGAATGCGGCCTCGACCCCGGCCTCGACCACATGTCGGCCATGGCCGTAATTGAGGAAATCCGGGAGCGGGGCGGCCGCATCACCTCGTTTAAGTCGTACTGCGGGGGGCTGATGGCGCCCGATTCGGAAGGGGATAATCCGTGGAAGTACAAGTTCACCTGGAACCCCCGCAACGTGGTGCTGGCCGGGCAAAGCACGGCCAAGTACTTAGAAAACGGCCATCCGCGCTACATTCCTTACCAGCACCTGTTTGCCCGCACCGAGTCGATATCGGTGCCCGGCTACGGTGACTTCGACGGCTACGCCAACCGCGACTCGCTCAGCTACCGTGCGCCCTACGGCCTCGACGATATTCCGACGATTCTGCGCGGCACGCTGCGCCGGGCTGGCTACTGCGCCGCCTGGCACGCGCTGGTGCGCCTGGGCCTCACCGATGATACCGTGCATCTGGGCAATGCCGCCGACCTGACCTGGCGCGAGCTGATGGAGTCGTATCTGCCGGTGCTGGTGCCGCGGGCCGCCACCGAAACCGCCCTGGCAGCCCACTGCGCCGACTATCTGGGCCTTTCGATGGCCGGGCCGGAGATGGAGCGGCTGCAGTGGCTGGGCTTGTTTGGGGAGCAGCCCGTGGGCCTGGCCAACGGCACGCCGGCCCAGTTGCTGGAGCGCCTGCTGACGCAGAAGTGGCAGCTACAGCCCGCCGACCACGACATGATTGTGATGCAGCACCTGTTTGAGTTTGAGCTGGCGGGCGTGCGCTACGGCCGCACCAGCTCGCTGGTGGTGCTCGGGGATGATGCCACGCACACGGCCATGGCCAAAACCGTGGGCTTGCCGCTGGGCATGGCCGTGCGCCGCCTGGCGCGGGGCGAGGTGGCCGCACGGGGCGTGCTGATTCCTACCGGTGCCGACCTCTACCAGCCGATTCTGGCGGAGCTGGCGGCCGACTACGGCATCCGGTTCGAGGAGCACGAAACCATGCGCTAG
- the cdd gene encoding cytidine deaminase, translated as MAQPLNLTIHVEVLTEAELTPAEALTWQAARAATDQAYAPYSHFHVGASLLLDDGTIFRGTNQENAAFPSGLCAERTALFGLAASQPERRILGMAVAARPAAGDFVPVSSCGACRQVMAEYEHRQKQAIPLLMPGPDGSIYRFRSLSDLLPFGFSADDLPSKG; from the coding sequence ATGGCCCAACCGCTCAACCTCACCATTCACGTCGAGGTTCTCACTGAAGCCGAGCTAACGCCCGCCGAAGCCCTTACCTGGCAGGCCGCCCGCGCCGCCACCGACCAGGCCTACGCGCCTTATTCGCACTTCCACGTCGGCGCTTCCCTCCTGCTCGATGACGGCACCATCTTCCGGGGCACCAATCAGGAAAACGCGGCCTTCCCTTCGGGCCTTTGCGCCGAGCGCACCGCCCTGTTCGGGTTGGCCGCCTCGCAGCCCGAGCGCCGCATTCTGGGCATGGCCGTGGCCGCCCGCCCCGCCGCCGGCGACTTCGTGCCGGTATCGTCGTGCGGGGCCTGCCGACAGGTTATGGCCGAGTACGAGCACCGCCAGAAGCAGGCCATTCCGCTGCTCATGCCCGGCCCTGACGGCAGCATCTACCGTTTCCGCAGCCTCTCCGACCTGCTGCCGTTTGGCTTCAGCGCCGACGATCTGCCGTCGAAAGGCTAA